From a region of the Corallococcus coralloides DSM 2259 genome:
- a CDS encoding MXAN_6577-like cysteine-rich protein yields MSRPLPDARLALLLSVLAVALLTGCPEEKVLCTSGLSVCGAECVDLQGDPSNCGACGTACGAGETCQAGVCGCQPGTETCGDACVALASDPLNCGACGAACPSGQVCESGTCREGCSAGAERCGDSCVVLANDPLNCGACGAVCPDVQSCHSGRCMYDVVTACYTNGQLVGIQAGTDRMGPRRQFGSGVQALAAWDGVVLAADAARSVLSQARAGALGTVAEEDSLGAVAASPNDILVDPPYVYVLDSVNNTLQVLKREGAAQGGGLGLRTVGQVNLGANTSPQVIAKRGDTFYIPLFGTAGSDFKQGNAVARVNVSDPEKPRLVDTVPLTGLDLKSFDGGTTMALPYAAVSVDAGVYVALTNLNPANDYLPNGPGMLARIDPADGGVHAIDLGAKDCLNAGDVQAVGNQLVVSCLGEAVFDTASGYQAKAVRATGLVLVKDDKPVASYALSPGCTGGPENGCDLAVGGRLAVVGNAVYVTDVNAGRVFVVEVRDGQFVERRGNSTPQAMGPALDACPVDPRRGISNAIDIVAVP; encoded by the coding sequence CACGTCCGGCCTGAGCGTCTGCGGCGCCGAATGCGTGGACCTCCAGGGCGACCCGTCGAACTGTGGCGCGTGTGGCACCGCGTGCGGGGCAGGGGAGACATGTCAGGCGGGCGTGTGCGGCTGCCAGCCGGGCACGGAGACGTGTGGTGACGCGTGCGTCGCGCTCGCGAGCGACCCGCTGAACTGTGGCGCTTGCGGCGCCGCGTGTCCGTCCGGCCAGGTCTGCGAATCCGGCACCTGCCGCGAGGGATGCTCCGCCGGTGCCGAGCGGTGCGGGGACAGCTGCGTCGTGCTCGCGAATGATCCGCTCAACTGTGGCGCTTGCGGCGCGGTGTGCCCGGACGTGCAGTCCTGCCACTCGGGCCGGTGCATGTATGACGTGGTGACGGCCTGCTACACCAACGGGCAGTTGGTGGGCATCCAGGCGGGGACGGACCGGATGGGGCCCCGGCGGCAGTTCGGCTCGGGTGTGCAGGCGCTGGCGGCCTGGGATGGCGTGGTGCTGGCGGCGGACGCGGCGCGCTCGGTGCTGTCGCAGGCTCGTGCGGGTGCGCTGGGGACGGTGGCGGAGGAGGACTCGCTGGGCGCGGTGGCGGCTTCGCCCAATGACATCCTCGTGGATCCTCCGTATGTGTATGTCCTCGACTCGGTGAACAACACGCTCCAGGTGCTCAAGCGGGAAGGGGCCGCACAGGGCGGGGGACTGGGACTGCGCACGGTGGGGCAGGTGAACCTGGGCGCGAACACCAGCCCGCAGGTCATCGCGAAGCGCGGCGACACGTTCTACATCCCGTTGTTCGGCACGGCCGGCTCCGACTTCAAGCAGGGCAACGCCGTGGCTCGCGTCAACGTGAGCGACCCGGAGAAGCCCCGGCTCGTGGACACCGTTCCGCTCACCGGCCTGGACCTGAAGTCCTTCGACGGCGGGACGACGATGGCGCTTCCCTACGCGGCGGTGTCCGTGGACGCGGGCGTCTACGTCGCGCTCACCAACCTGAATCCCGCGAATGACTATCTGCCCAACGGGCCCGGGATGCTCGCGCGCATCGACCCGGCGGATGGTGGGGTGCATGCCATCGACCTGGGCGCGAAGGACTGCCTCAACGCGGGCGACGTGCAGGCGGTGGGTAACCAGTTGGTGGTGAGCTGTCTGGGGGAGGCAGTGTTCGACACGGCGAGCGGCTACCAGGCCAAGGCGGTGCGGGCCACGGGGCTGGTGCTGGTGAAGGATGACAAGCCCGTGGCGTCGTATGCGCTGTCGCCGGGCTGCACGGGAGGGCCGGAGAACGGCTGCGACCTCGCCGTGGGCGGACGGCTCGCGGTGGTAGGCAATGCCGTGTACGTCACGGACGTGAACGCGGGCCGCGTGTTCGTGGTGGAGGTGCGCGATGGCCAGTTCGTCGAGCGGCGCGGCAACTCCACGCCGCAAGCGATGGGCCCTGCGCTGGATGCGTGCCCGGTGGACCCTCGTCGCGGCATCTCCAATGCCATCGACATCGTCGCGGTGCCGTGA